A stretch of the Neptunomonas phycophila genome encodes the following:
- a CDS encoding DUF4139 domain-containing protein: MRFTSFSGALFLSCLPVFTQAATHLSADQQTQLDVTLYTDNLGLVQETRSRPALPANQSVYLEDISQQMQTETLRLNKVGRIKEQTLNQAVLNLTTLLDNAIGNNIILARRGADGQELQQTVRLLSAQGNTLMIEHNGRIETITRGDEWRIIFPDMPDNLVLKPSLQFTTAGAPKAGEADISYLTAGLSWQMDYVMTLNTARDAMQLQGMASLQNMTGTDFKNARIKLLAGNVNQVQGNGRMYAKEAMMRATMDAPMASAISEQQSLSDYQLYTLESPVNLLDQQRTQVPFISQEDVSVEPVLTYRFRIGANPEQQTTTLKPNSVIRFYNNQHHGIGKPLPAGNARFFIPDNDGQLQYVGAAHLQQTAIGDRVELPMGQAFDQSIVRKQTDIQEAFDGTVVAHELLLRNNAKESRVFEISTDFYQPWSIVSSTIDPTEKTGGNAVWRVTVPGNAETTLNMRIRLRTEKKQ; this comes from the coding sequence ATGCGTTTCACCTCATTTAGCGGAGCACTGTTTCTGTCGTGCTTACCGGTATTTACACAAGCAGCTACTCACCTGAGCGCTGACCAACAAACGCAACTCGATGTCACTTTATACACCGACAACCTAGGGCTGGTTCAAGAGACTCGCTCCCGCCCTGCTTTACCCGCTAATCAGTCGGTCTACCTCGAAGACATCAGCCAGCAAATGCAAACAGAGACACTACGTTTAAACAAGGTGGGCCGCATCAAAGAGCAAACGCTCAACCAAGCCGTACTGAATTTAACCACTTTATTAGATAACGCTATTGGTAATAATATTATTTTAGCCAGGCGCGGCGCAGACGGACAAGAGTTACAGCAAACCGTTCGTTTATTAAGCGCGCAAGGTAATACCTTAATGATAGAACATAACGGGCGCATTGAGACTATTACACGGGGAGATGAATGGCGCATTATATTCCCTGATATGCCTGATAACCTTGTGCTCAAACCCAGTCTTCAATTCACTACTGCAGGTGCACCTAAAGCTGGCGAAGCCGACATTAGCTACTTAACGGCGGGCCTGAGCTGGCAAATGGATTATGTGATGACACTTAATACCGCCAGAGACGCCATGCAATTACAAGGGATGGCATCGTTACAAAATATGACAGGTACCGATTTTAAAAACGCGCGTATCAAATTACTTGCGGGTAACGTAAATCAAGTACAAGGCAATGGGCGCATGTATGCCAAAGAGGCCATGATGCGAGCGACCATGGACGCACCGATGGCTTCAGCCATATCTGAACAGCAATCGTTAAGCGATTACCAACTCTATACATTAGAGTCGCCTGTAAACCTACTGGATCAACAACGTACGCAAGTGCCTTTTATATCCCAAGAGGATGTAAGCGTAGAGCCCGTTTTAACTTATCGCTTTAGAATTGGAGCCAACCCAGAGCAACAAACAACAACACTCAAGCCCAACTCAGTTATTCGGTTTTACAACAACCAACATCACGGAATCGGCAAACCATTGCCAGCGGGAAATGCGCGTTTTTTCATACCAGATAATGACGGACAGCTCCAATACGTAGGTGCCGCTCACTTACAACAAACGGCTATTGGCGATCGAGTCGAACTGCCGATGGGACAAGCCTTTGACCAATCAATTGTGCGCAAACAAACCGACATTCAAGAAGCCTTCGATGGAACCGTAGTCGCACATGAGCTTTTACTACGCAACAATGCGAAAGAAAGCCGCGTTTTCGAAATCAGTACCGACTTTTATCAACCTTGGTCCATAGTGAGCAGCACCATAGACCCAACTGAAAAAACCGGCGGGAATGCTGTATGGCGAGTAACCGTACCCGGCAATGCCGAAACTACGCTCAATATGCGTATTCGATTGCGTACGGAAAAGAAGCAATAG
- a CDS encoding SUMF1/EgtB/PvdO family nonheme iron enzyme encodes MPSQPNTLYQSLSKDQILGPEHRRFKLDTLLGKHLLGQLWSATDLSHANAPVAVVVISPELMADKGFQEALKKQVIIARKLTHPHLLKTLGFFVHRAGLLLLATEPVDGLTLQGMIEKKHIKKLKPSQQRGLLMQVAASIDHYHEKTRLPYGSLAPDQIFINRQGGVKVWPLSNKVLLEASNSALTGDYIAYQSEENFHPNLLPINSDTYAVATIAYTVLSGKSPFTQAQGPDSRLSASWKAPQGLEPPQWDALLTGLDNDSVQRPESSAELISAIFAEADKPEQPEAASDDPEPNEPPLVNTKATSKQTNDNTPKKSRSVLPSFRFHWIKGAGLFTAGLLLGLSLSLWFFLQQQQLNQQINAWKEQAFALKESAQANALVNENLQQQLNQLQEKPTPLDTAQPPKARDAAEADANFAHFQDQLSTGVYGPEMVSLPAGRFFMGDQHGLGDDNERPVIEVVIDKPFALARHEVTFAEYDRFATATNRTMPDDNGWGRDNQPVVNVSWLDATAYAAWLSKETGQNYRLPSEAEWEYAARAGTNTAYWWGDELYPNRAVCDGCGTQWDAQQPAPVGSLPANPWGLLDMNGNVDEWVQDCYLENYQNYPKDGSAYSEPRCAYRSMRGGSWFDIDRVVRSASRYRHPADTSRNAWGFRVALDL; translated from the coding sequence ATGCCATCACAACCAAACACGCTGTATCAATCACTTAGCAAAGATCAAATTTTAGGCCCTGAGCATCGCCGTTTTAAGCTAGACACCCTGCTAGGGAAGCACTTATTAGGACAGCTTTGGTCTGCCACAGACCTTTCTCATGCTAATGCTCCCGTTGCGGTGGTGGTAATTAGCCCAGAATTAATGGCCGACAAAGGCTTTCAAGAAGCCTTAAAAAAACAAGTCATTATTGCACGTAAGTTAACCCATCCTCATTTACTAAAAACCCTTGGCTTTTTTGTACACCGTGCCGGGCTGCTACTGTTAGCCACCGAGCCTGTTGATGGGCTTACCCTTCAAGGGATGATCGAAAAGAAACACATCAAAAAACTTAAACCCAGTCAACAACGCGGATTATTGATGCAAGTCGCTGCTAGCATCGATCATTATCACGAAAAAACTCGTCTACCGTATGGGTCATTAGCGCCCGATCAAATTTTTATCAATCGCCAAGGCGGAGTTAAGGTATGGCCGCTTTCCAACAAAGTGCTGCTTGAGGCGTCTAATTCCGCGTTAACTGGCGACTACATCGCCTACCAGTCTGAAGAAAACTTCCACCCTAATCTATTACCAATCAACAGTGACACCTATGCTGTAGCGACGATTGCGTATACGGTCTTGAGCGGAAAAAGCCCATTTACCCAAGCACAAGGGCCTGATTCACGACTTTCCGCTTCTTGGAAGGCACCGCAAGGCCTTGAGCCCCCTCAATGGGACGCCCTACTAACAGGGTTAGACAACGATAGCGTACAACGCCCTGAGTCATCCGCAGAATTGATTTCCGCTATTTTTGCCGAAGCTGACAAACCGGAACAGCCGGAAGCAGCCAGTGATGATCCCGAACCAAACGAACCACCCTTGGTTAATACAAAAGCGACCTCTAAACAAACCAATGATAATACGCCCAAAAAGTCCAGAAGCGTCTTGCCTAGTTTTCGCTTTCACTGGATAAAAGGAGCCGGTTTGTTTACAGCGGGTCTTCTCCTTGGATTATCGTTAAGCCTTTGGTTTTTTCTGCAACAGCAACAACTTAATCAGCAAATCAATGCGTGGAAGGAGCAAGCGTTTGCTTTGAAAGAAAGTGCACAAGCCAATGCATTAGTTAACGAAAACTTACAACAGCAGTTAAACCAACTTCAGGAGAAGCCTACACCGCTTGATACTGCCCAGCCCCCTAAAGCCCGTGATGCTGCAGAAGCTGATGCCAACTTTGCGCACTTCCAAGACCAATTAAGCACAGGCGTTTACGGGCCAGAAATGGTTAGCTTACCGGCCGGACGGTTCTTTATGGGAGACCAACATGGTCTGGGTGATGACAATGAACGCCCCGTCATTGAAGTGGTTATAGACAAACCTTTCGCTCTAGCTAGACACGAAGTCACCTTTGCTGAGTATGACCGTTTCGCCACAGCCACCAACCGTACTATGCCGGATGATAATGGCTGGGGCCGCGACAATCAGCCGGTGGTTAATGTCTCATGGCTTGACGCAACAGCCTATGCAGCCTGGCTTTCTAAGGAAACAGGGCAAAATTATCGGCTCCCCAGCGAAGCAGAATGGGAGTACGCAGCCCGCGCGGGAACTAATACAGCCTATTGGTGGGGCGATGAACTTTACCCCAATCGCGCAGTCTGTGATGGATGTGGGACGCAATGGGATGCCCAACAACCTGCACCCGTTGGCTCTTTACCAGCAAATCCATGGGGGTTACTGGACATGAATGGCAACGTAGATGAATGGGTGCAAGATTGCTACCTAGAAAATTATCAAAACTACCCAAAAGATGGTTCAGCCTACAGTGAACCTCGCTGCGCCTACCGGAGTATGCGCGGTGGCTCATGGTTTGATATTGACCGCGTTGTTCGATCAGCTAGCCGTTACCGCCATCCAGCAGACACGTCACGCAATGCATGGGGGTTTCGTGTCGCACTAGATTTGTAG
- the kdsA gene encoding 3-deoxy-8-phosphooctulonate synthase, whose amino-acid sequence MEQKTIQVGALEVSNDKPMVLLGGMNVLESRDLAMKIAETYVEVTTKLNIPYVFKASFDKANRSSLTSYRGPGLDEGLRILEEIKNTFNVPLITDVHEPFQAAPAAEICDIIQLPAFLSRQTDLVDAMAKTKAVINIKKAQFLAPHEMKHILHKCEEAGNSNLILCERGTSFGYNNLVVDMLGFSVMKEFGYPIVFDATHALQLPGGRSDSAGGRRAMAAQLARAGISQGIAGLFLEAHPNPAEAKCDGPCALPLDKLEPYLAQMKAVDELVKSFAPLQTD is encoded by the coding sequence ATGGAACAGAAAACAATTCAGGTAGGCGCGTTAGAAGTCTCTAACGACAAACCCATGGTGCTGCTAGGTGGCATGAACGTTTTAGAGTCGCGTGATTTGGCTATGAAAATTGCCGAAACTTACGTAGAAGTCACCACTAAACTGAATATTCCTTACGTTTTTAAAGCCTCTTTCGACAAAGCTAATCGCTCATCTCTTACGTCTTATCGTGGACCAGGCTTAGACGAAGGCTTGCGAATACTGGAAGAAATCAAAAATACGTTTAACGTGCCTTTAATTACCGACGTCCATGAGCCCTTCCAAGCGGCACCAGCTGCTGAAATATGCGATATCATCCAACTTCCTGCTTTTTTGTCGCGCCAAACAGACCTTGTTGACGCTATGGCGAAAACAAAAGCGGTTATTAATATTAAAAAGGCTCAATTCCTAGCTCCCCACGAGATGAAGCATATCCTCCATAAGTGCGAAGAAGCCGGTAACAGCAATCTAATCCTATGCGAACGCGGTACAAGCTTTGGCTACAATAATCTGGTGGTAGATATGCTTGGCTTTAGCGTAATGAAAGAGTTTGGCTACCCTATTGTCTTTGATGCTACACACGCACTTCAATTACCCGGTGGACGTTCAGATTCAGCGGGTGGTCGCCGAGCCATGGCCGCCCAATTGGCCCGTGCAGGTATTTCACAAGGGATAGCAGGGTTATTCTTAGAGGCCCACCCAAACCCTGCCGAAGCAAAATGCGACGGTCCATGTGCACTGCCACTCGACAAACTTGAGCCATACCTAGCCCAAATGAAAGCAGTGGATGAGCTTGTAAAAAGCTTCGCACCACTACAAACAGACTAA
- a CDS encoding GIDE domain-containing protein has product MIWLTLLLLFSLVATTWIGFRFLNYYRLITGTPTSLIRSAHQGYVEVIGHIHDGEGDILRAPLSNMECVWYRFKVEDLHEKKTGPVNSGESQQWFQVSDSSGTCLVDPNGARVKPDYTRTWHGNTLNPRDETYHHTNTTSRSLLTKELSGPRYRYTESLLMRHEKVYLLGQFRSVGGGRHVESVKDLTKEVITEWKANYTALLERFDENGDNKIDMTEWDAVQKAAAVEANERRRSQINSPSMHVMIAPNTPAQPYLISTLNEETLARRYGLYSLGCLVAITAEIYGLLYLWY; this is encoded by the coding sequence ATGATCTGGCTAACGCTCCTATTATTATTTAGCTTAGTTGCCACAACGTGGATAGGCTTTCGTTTTTTAAACTACTATCGTTTAATTACCGGAACACCAACCTCCCTAATACGCTCAGCCCATCAAGGGTATGTCGAAGTAATCGGCCACATCCACGACGGTGAAGGAGACATTTTACGAGCCCCGCTCTCCAATATGGAATGTGTCTGGTACCGTTTTAAAGTAGAAGATCTACACGAAAAGAAAACGGGGCCGGTAAACTCTGGCGAATCGCAGCAGTGGTTCCAAGTTTCTGATTCCAGCGGGACATGCTTAGTTGATCCAAACGGGGCAAGAGTAAAACCAGACTATACCCGCACTTGGCATGGCAACACCTTAAACCCCAGAGACGAAACCTACCACCACACCAATACGACAAGCCGAAGTCTGCTGACTAAAGAATTATCTGGGCCGCGTTACCGTTACACTGAAAGCTTGTTAATGCGACACGAAAAAGTCTATTTACTCGGACAGTTTCGCAGCGTAGGTGGTGGTCGGCATGTAGAATCCGTAAAAGATCTGACAAAAGAAGTTATCACCGAGTGGAAAGCGAATTATACCGCTTTGCTCGAGCGCTTTGATGAAAACGGCGATAATAAAATCGACATGACGGAATGGGATGCTGTTCAAAAAGCAGCAGCAGTAGAAGCCAATGAGCGTCGGCGCTCTCAAATAAACAGCCCTTCAATGCACGTCATGATCGCCCCAAACACCCCAGCTCAACCTTATTTGATATCTACCCTAAACGAAGAAACCTTAGCGCGCCGTTACGGCCTTTACTCACTCGGCTGCCTCGTGGCCATTACAGCGGAGATTTACGGTTTATTGTACCTCTGGTATTAA
- a CDS encoding LemA family protein, with the protein MTISTWVTLAISILVLLYAISIYNHLIHLRHNVAQAWSNIDVLMKQRHDEIPKLVDICREHMRYEQETLLKITRARARVSDAANAENMVALGAAETALRGGLDELFAVVENYPDLKANESFQHLESRITGLESSIADRREFYNACVNIYNIRVDQFPDVIISKAFSFKHKELLVFSDLETADVNIHQLFKRS; encoded by the coding sequence ATGACGATTAGCACTTGGGTTACGTTAGCTATTTCCATTCTAGTCTTACTTTATGCCATTTCTATTTATAATCACCTCATTCACTTACGCCATAACGTGGCTCAAGCTTGGTCAAACATCGACGTGTTAATGAAGCAGCGACATGATGAAATACCTAAATTAGTCGACATATGTCGCGAACACATGCGCTATGAACAAGAAACTTTACTCAAAATAACACGTGCTCGCGCCCGCGTGAGTGATGCAGCGAACGCAGAAAATATGGTGGCTTTGGGGGCGGCGGAAACAGCCTTACGAGGAGGTTTAGATGAGCTATTTGCTGTAGTAGAAAACTATCCTGATCTAAAAGCCAACGAGTCCTTCCAACACCTTGAAAGTCGTATCACTGGCCTAGAAAGCAGCATTGCCGACCGCCGTGAGTTCTATAATGCATGCGTCAACATTTATAACATTCGCGTAGACCAGTTTCCGGACGTTATCATTTCCAAGGCTTTTAGCTTCAAGCATAAAGAGTTGTTGGTATTTAGTGACTTGGAAACCGCGGATGTAAATATCCACCAGCTATTCAAACGCTCATAA
- a CDS encoding DUF2788 domain-containing protein, translating into MRLADWEGLMLNIGIFVFAAFVFFIIYDLAKRSNAGKFGTIILFLALGLGLAAFVIKTIIVELMGI; encoded by the coding sequence ATGCGCTTAGCTGACTGGGAAGGTTTGATGCTCAATATCGGCATTTTTGTTTTTGCCGCTTTTGTTTTTTTTATTATTTACGACTTAGCTAAACGATCCAATGCAGGAAAATTCGGAACTATTATTTTGTTTTTAGCGCTAGGCTTAGGTTTGGCTGCCTTCGTTATAAAAACCATTATTGTTGAACTGATGGGTATTTAG
- a CDS encoding ABC transporter substrate-binding protein, with protein MKNYMVPTLMASAIAMASASSFAATTVTIGTVNNGDMIRMQELSPAFEAKYPDIKLEWVVLEENVLRQRLTTDIATGGGQFDVMTIGMYEAPIWGAKGWLEPVGELPAEYDVDDIFTSVKDGLTADGKLFALPFYAESSMTYYRTDLFEKAGLEMPERPSWDQMMTFAKTLHKPDQEQYGICLRGKAGWGENMALISTMSNAFGARWFNEEWKPEFDGADWKSTLSFYVDLLGNYGPPGASSNGFNENLALFNSGKCAMWIDATVAGSFVTDKAQSNIADNVGFALAPKQVTERGAGWLWSWALAAPVSSDAKEAAKSFMTWATSKEYSDLVAEKYGIASIPPGTRHSTYENKDYMEAASFAAMTLESMNKADAVNSTLKPKPYIGVQFAAIPEFQAIGTQVGKVFAGALAGQMSVDEALKSAQSTTDRQMKRAGYYK; from the coding sequence ATGAAAAACTATATGGTTCCTACCCTTATGGCCTCGGCTATCGCTATGGCTTCTGCATCTTCTTTTGCTGCCACTACAGTAACAATTGGTACTGTAAATAACGGTGACATGATTCGTATGCAAGAGTTATCGCCTGCGTTTGAAGCTAAATATCCAGATATCAAGCTGGAGTGGGTAGTACTCGAAGAAAACGTCTTGCGTCAACGCCTCACAACGGATATTGCCACAGGTGGTGGTCAGTTTGATGTGATGACAATTGGTATGTATGAAGCGCCAATCTGGGGAGCCAAAGGTTGGTTGGAGCCTGTTGGAGAGCTACCTGCTGAATACGATGTAGATGATATTTTCACGTCTGTAAAAGACGGCTTAACCGCTGATGGAAAATTGTTTGCATTACCTTTCTATGCTGAAAGTTCAATGACGTACTATCGTACAGATTTGTTTGAGAAAGCCGGTTTGGAAATGCCTGAGCGTCCTAGCTGGGATCAAATGATGACCTTCGCTAAAACGCTGCACAAACCAGATCAAGAACAATACGGCATCTGTCTGCGCGGTAAAGCGGGTTGGGGCGAGAACATGGCCCTTATCTCAACAATGTCTAATGCGTTTGGTGCTCGCTGGTTTAATGAAGAATGGAAACCAGAATTTGACGGTGCTGATTGGAAAAGCACATTGAGCTTCTATGTGGATCTGCTAGGCAATTATGGCCCTCCAGGTGCATCTTCTAATGGCTTTAATGAAAACTTAGCGTTATTTAACTCTGGCAAGTGCGCTATGTGGATCGATGCCACCGTAGCGGGATCATTTGTAACAGATAAAGCGCAAAGTAATATTGCAGATAATGTAGGTTTTGCGTTGGCGCCTAAGCAAGTTACAGAACGCGGTGCGGGTTGGTTGTGGTCATGGGCTTTGGCTGCGCCAGTAAGCTCAGATGCAAAAGAGGCTGCAAAGTCATTTATGACATGGGCTACATCAAAAGAGTATAGCGACTTAGTTGCCGAAAAATATGGCATCGCTAGTATCCCGCCGGGCACGCGTCATTCAACCTACGAAAATAAAGATTACATGGAAGCCGCTAGTTTTGCTGCCATGACTTTAGAATCAATGAACAAGGCGGACGCGGTCAATTCAACGCTCAAGCCTAAGCCGTACATTGGTGTTCAATTTGCTGCAATCCCTGAATTCCAGGCGATAGGTACGCAAGTTGGTAAAGTGTTTGCTGGTGCATTAGCAGGGCAAATGTCAGTTGATGAGGCGTTGAAAAGCGCTCAATCGACCACTGATCGTCAAATGAAGCGTGCTGGCTATTACAAGTAA
- a CDS encoding carbohydrate ABC transporter permease has protein sequence MVSPSVLVLLVWMIVPLAMTIYFSLIRYNLLYPGDEPFVGLENYYYFLTDEGFAAGAFNTLYLVLSVLAISVIFGVLIAVLVDNDFWGRGIVRVLLISPFFIMPTVSALVWKNLLLHPVSGVFAAVWRFFGAQPIDWFAEYPMGAIIMIVSWQWVPFAVLLLMTAMQSLDQEQKDAARLDGAGPLAIFWHITLPHLMRPIAVVVMIETIFLLSVFAEIFTTTGGGPGYATTNLAFLIYTQALLQFDVGMASAGGLVAVIIANIAAFILIRIIGKNLTDKQ, from the coding sequence ATGGTATCGCCTTCGGTACTGGTCTTGCTGGTATGGATGATTGTTCCATTGGCCATGACGATTTACTTCTCGCTAATCCGTTATAACTTACTTTACCCAGGCGATGAGCCATTCGTTGGGTTAGAAAACTACTACTACTTTTTGACTGACGAAGGCTTTGCAGCAGGGGCATTCAATACCTTGTATCTGGTTTTGTCAGTGCTAGCGATTAGTGTGATATTTGGCGTACTCATTGCTGTGCTAGTAGATAATGATTTTTGGGGACGCGGCATTGTTCGAGTCCTGTTGATATCACCTTTCTTTATTATGCCTACCGTGAGTGCGTTGGTATGGAAGAACCTACTGCTACACCCGGTTTCTGGAGTGTTTGCTGCCGTCTGGCGGTTCTTTGGAGCCCAGCCTATTGACTGGTTTGCGGAGTACCCCATGGGCGCCATCATAATGATTGTGTCGTGGCAATGGGTTCCATTTGCCGTCTTGTTATTGATGACTGCTATGCAGTCACTGGATCAAGAACAAAAGGATGCAGCACGCTTGGATGGTGCCGGACCGCTGGCTATTTTCTGGCATATCACCTTGCCGCATTTAATGCGTCCAATTGCTGTTGTTGTGATGATTGAAACGATCTTCCTGCTATCAGTCTTTGCCGAGATCTTCACTACAACAGGCGGTGGCCCTGGTTATGCAACGACAAACTTGGCTTTCTTAATTTACACCCAAGCCTTGTTGCAATTTGATGTGGGTATGGCGTCTGCCGGTGGCCTAGTAGCTGTCATTATTGCCAATATTGCCGCGTTTATTTTGATTCGCATCATTGGCAAAAACTTAACTGATAAGCAATAA
- a CDS encoding carbohydrate ABC transporter permease, with translation MLTLKQARQLRTVLLGTLGWLVALIIFFPIFWMILTSFKTEIEAFSSPPQLFFMPTLENYIEINSRSSYLTYAWNSVVVSFGSTFIGMLLAVPAAYSMAFFETKRTKSTLLWMLSTKMLPPVGVLVPIYLLFKDFGLLDTRTGLIIIYTLINLPIMVWMIYTYFKEIPKDILEAARLDGATPIQEIVRVLLPISKGGLASTVLLALILSWNEAFWSLNLTASTAAPLTALVASYSSPEGLFWAKLSAVSTLACAPILIFGWLSQKQLVRGLSFGAVK, from the coding sequence ATGTTAACACTTAAACAAGCCCGTCAATTACGTACGGTTCTATTAGGCACATTAGGTTGGTTGGTTGCGCTGATCATTTTCTTCCCTATTTTTTGGATGATTTTGACGAGCTTCAAAACGGAGATTGAGGCCTTCTCCTCTCCACCACAGCTGTTCTTTATGCCGACGTTAGAAAACTATATTGAGATCAATAGCCGCAGTAGTTATTTAACTTATGCGTGGAACTCAGTGGTTGTCTCTTTTGGTTCTACTTTTATTGGAATGCTGCTCGCGGTTCCAGCGGCGTATTCCATGGCCTTTTTTGAGACAAAACGAACAAAGTCGACGTTATTGTGGATGCTATCAACAAAAATGTTGCCGCCAGTGGGCGTGCTAGTGCCAATTTATTTGTTGTTCAAAGACTTTGGCTTATTAGATACGCGTACCGGCCTCATTATTATTTACACACTGATTAACTTACCGATCATGGTGTGGATGATTTATACCTACTTCAAAGAAATTCCAAAAGATATTTTAGAAGCAGCGCGCTTAGATGGTGCAACACCCATACAGGAAATTGTCCGAGTCTTGCTTCCTATATCAAAAGGTGGATTAGCGTCTACAGTCCTGCTGGCCCTTATCTTGAGTTGGAATGAAGCGTTTTGGTCTCTTAACCTAACAGCGTCTACAGCCGCCCCATTAACCGCCTTAGTTGCCTCGTACTCAAGTCCAGAGGGTCTATTTTGGGCTAAGTTATCAGCGGTCTCTACGCTCGCTTGTGCGCCTATCCTGATCTTTGGATGGCTGAGCCAGAAACAGTTGGTACGTGGCTTGTCATTTGGTGCGGTTAAATAA
- a CDS encoding ABC transporter ATP-binding protein: MSDLKITNLKKSFDNVDIIKGIDLEINDHEFVVFVGPSGCGKSTLLRLIAGLEEVTSGKIELDDVEITDTAPAKRDLAMVFQTYALYPHMTVRKNMSFALDLAGIDKAEVDAKVSDAAKILELDHLLDRKPKALSGGQRQRVAIGRAIVRHPKIFLFDEPLSNLDAALRVQMRLELARLHQDLNATMIYVTHDQVEAMTLADKVVVLNGGHIEQVGSPLELYHHPVNKFVAGFIGTPKMGFLEGVVVSVNEAGVEITVSGGSQFLVPVDGGTLQAGEVITLGVRPEHITVTEPEESAYQGRLTVSEHLGADTYCYVETDSGEPLTVRAPGDFEGRYGKMVGLSFDLQHSHLFDAQGKALPRLAKA, from the coding sequence ATGTCTGATCTTAAAATAACAAATCTAAAAAAGAGCTTTGATAATGTCGATATTATTAAAGGCATTGATCTAGAAATAAACGACCATGAGTTTGTTGTTTTTGTAGGCCCATCTGGCTGCGGTAAATCGACATTATTGCGTCTCATTGCGGGGTTGGAAGAGGTAACCAGCGGTAAGATTGAGCTCGATGATGTAGAGATCACTGATACAGCACCGGCTAAGCGTGATTTAGCCATGGTATTCCAGACGTATGCCCTATATCCACACATGACAGTCCGTAAAAACATGTCGTTTGCATTGGATTTGGCTGGTATTGATAAGGCCGAAGTGGACGCTAAAGTATCCGATGCGGCCAAAATTTTAGAACTCGATCACTTGTTAGATCGTAAGCCGAAAGCCTTGTCTGGCGGTCAGCGTCAACGTGTAGCGATTGGTCGAGCTATTGTGCGTCACCCTAAAATCTTCCTCTTTGACGAGCCATTATCGAACTTAGATGCAGCTTTACGTGTGCAAATGCGTTTAGAACTTGCGCGTCTGCATCAAGATTTAAATGCCACCATGATTTATGTAACGCACGATCAAGTCGAAGCGATGACGCTGGCAGATAAAGTGGTTGTTCTTAACGGTGGCCATATCGAACAAGTCGGTAGTCCTCTTGAGCTTTATCACCACCCCGTTAATAAGTTTGTGGCGGGCTTCATAGGTACCCCAAAAATGGGGTTCTTAGAGGGTGTAGTGGTATCAGTGAATGAAGCCGGTGTCGAAATCACAGTGAGCGGTGGTAGTCAGTTCTTAGTCCCAGTTGATGGTGGCACGTTGCAAGCGGGTGAGGTTATTACGTTGGGTGTTCGTCCTGAGCACATCACGGTAACCGAGCCCGAAGAAAGCGCTTATCAAGGCCGCTTAACGGTATCCGAGCACCTGGGAGCAGATACGTACTGTTATGTAGAAACTGACAGTGGCGAACCTTTGACTGTACGAGCACCGGGAGATTTCGAAGGCCGGTACGGAAAAATGGTAGGTCTTAGTTTTGATTTGCAGCATAGCCACCTATTTGATGCTCAAGGTAAAGCACTGCCGCGCCTTGCAAAGGCTTAA